One Alligator mississippiensis isolate rAllMis1 chromosome 1, rAllMis1, whole genome shotgun sequence genomic window carries:
- the MRE11 gene encoding double-strand break repair protein MRE11, with product MGPGTAQDDENTFKILVATDIHLGYLEKDPVRGNDTFVTFDEILRHAQENEVDFILLGGDLFHENKPSRKTLHTTLEILRKYCMGDRPVQFEIVSDQSVNFSFSKFPWVNYQDGNLNISIPVFSIHGNHDDPTGADALCALDILSCAGLLNHFGRSVSVEKIDISPVLLRKGSTKIALYGLGAIPDERLYRMFVSKQVTMLRPKEDEDSWFNLFVIHQNRSKHGATNYIPEQFLDDFIDLVIWGHEHECKIAPIRNEQQLFYVSQPGSSVVTSLSPGEAVKKHVGLLHIKGKRMNMQKIPLETVRCFYMEDIVLANHPDIFNPDDPKVTQTIQAFCMEKVDAMLDKSEMERLGSPRQPEKPLIRLRVDYTGGFEPFNVHRFSQKFMDRVANPKDIVHFFRRREQKEKNENEINFGKLLSRPASEGTTLRVEDLVKQYFQTAEKKVQLSLLTERGMGEAVQEFVDKEEKDAIEELVKFQLEKTQRFLKERRTDAEEEKIDEEVRKFRDTRKKNTEEEDEEVREAMTRARAHRSQETVHTTFSSDDELMDTRTMEQKDSDDSDDGFSISATTSRGRGRGRTRARGTRGQNAATRGVSRRGRGNTSQESSSSSRTYKPIATPTKNMSIFDAFKSSRQQPSRNSSAKNYSEHIVDDDSDVEEIPFTASKVNQRVSSTSTFSKTGSQSQMSKGVDFESDEDEYDPFKNTTVSRRNRR from the exons ATGGGGCCCGGCACCGCGCA ggatgatgaaaatacttttaaaatcctGGTGGCTACTGACATTCACCTTGGATACCTGGAGAAGGATCCAGTTCGTGGAAATGATACGTTTGTAACTTTTGATGAAATTTTGAGACATGCTCAAGAAAATGAA GTGGACTTTATTTTATTAGGCGGGGATCTCTTTCATGAAAACAAACCCTCAAGAAAAACGCTACATACTACCCTTGAGATATTAAGAAAATACTGTATGGGAGATCGGCCTGTGCAGTTTGAAATTGTGAGTGACCAGTCAGTCAATTTTAGCTTTAGCAA GTTTCCATGGGTGAACTACCAAGATGGGAATCTCAACATTTCTATTCCAGTTTTTAGTATCCATGGCAATCATGATGATCCCACAGGG GCAGATGCACTGTGTGCACTGGATATTTTAAGCTGTGCAGGATTGCTGAATCATTTTGGACGCTCGGTGTCTGTAGAGAAGATAGATATTAGTCCCGTTTTACTTCGCAAAGGCAGCACAAAAATTGCTCTGTATGGATTAG GGGCTATTCCGGATGAGAGGTTGTATCGTATGTTTGTTAGTAAGCAAGTAACTATGCTGAGGCCAAAAGAAGATGAAGATAGTTGGTTTAATTTGTTTGTGATTCATCAAAACAG GAGTAAACATGGAGCCACCAATTACATTCCAGAACAGTTTTTAGATGACTTTATTGACCTTGTTATTTGGGGTCATGAACATGAGTGTAAAATAGCacccatcagaaatgaacagcaACTTTTCTATGTATCACAGCCGGGAAGTTCAGTAGTTACTTCTCTATCACCAGGGGAAGCTGTGAAAAA GCACGTTGGTTTGCTGCACATTAAAGGAAAGAGAATGAACATGCAGAAGATTCCTCTTGAGACAGTACGATGCTTCTATATGGAAGATATTGTCCTTGCTAATCATCCAGACATTTTTAACCCAGATGATCCTAAAGTAACCCAAACAATACAAGCATTTTGTATGGAAAAG GTTGATGCAATGCTGGACAAGTCAGAAATGGAGCGTCTGGGAAGTCCACGTCAGCCAGAAAAGCCCCTCATAAGATTACGA GTCGACTACACAGGAGGTTTTGAACCATTTAATGTTCATCGTTTCAGCCAGAAATTCATGGATAGGGTAGCTAACCCAAAAGACATCGTTCATTTTTTCAGACGTCGTgagcaaaaagagaaaaatg AAAATGAGATTAATTTTGGGAAGCTTCTTAGCAGACCTGCCTCTGAAGGGACAACCTTGAGAGTGGAGGATCTTGTAAAGCAGTACTTCCAGACAGCAGAGAAG AAAGTGCAACTTTCACTTTTGACTGAAAGAGGAATGGGAGAAGCAGTACAAGAGTTTGTGGACAAAGAAGAGAAAGATGCTATAGAAGAATTGGTGAAATTTCAGTTAGAGAAAACACAGAGATTTCTTAAGGAACGTCGTACTgatgcagaggaagaaaaaatagaTGAGGAG GTGCGAAAATTTAGAGACACCAGAAAAAAGAATACTGAAGAAGAGGATGAAGAAGTCCGGGAG GCAATGACCAGGGCTAGAGCCCACCGATCTCAGGAAACTGTTCACACCACTTTCTCTAGTGATGATGAACTTATGGACACGAGAACAATGGAACAAAAAGATAGTGATGATTCGGATGATGGCTTCTCCATCTCTGCAACAACCAGCAGAGGAAGAGGGCGAGGAAGGACTCGAGCAAGAGGTACAAGAGGACAGAATGCAGCCACAAGAGGAGTGTCTCGAAGAGGAAGAG GAAATACTAGCCAGGAGTCATCCAGTAGCAGTAGAACTTACAAGCCTATAGCTACGCCTACCAAGAATATGTCTATCTTTGATG CCTTTAAATCTTCAAGGCAACAGCCTTCTCGGAATTCATCTGCTAAGAATTACTCAGAG CATATTGTAGATGATGACTCAGATGTGGAAGAAATTCCTTTTACTGCTTCTAAAGTAAATCAGAG GGTGTCAAGTACATCTACATTCAGCAAAACAGGTTCTCAAAGCCAGATGAGTAAGGGAGTCGATTTTGAATCGGACGAG GATGAATATGACCCCTTCAAAAATACCACTGTATCAAGAAGAAATAGAAGATGA